ATCTTTTTCGGCCTGCCTGCGCTGGGCATCAAGCTCAGTGCCTGGCAAGCCGGTTTGATTGCCATGGTCATCAACCTGGGGGCGTATTCAGCGGAGATCATTCGTGCCGGTATTGAAGCCACACCGAAAGGACAGTGGGAAGCCGGCAAAACACTGGGCCTGACCCGAATGCAGATCTTTACCCGTATCGTGCTTCCACCGGCGTATCAGCGCGTTTACCCGGCGATTGTCAGCCAGTGCATTATTGTGATGCTCGGCTCCGCGGTGGTCTCGCAAATTTCGGTCGAAGATTTAACCTTTGCCGCTAACTTTGTGCAATCACGCAGTTTCCTTAGTTTTGAATCGTACATGCTGACCGCGGCGATTTATCTGGTACTGGCGATTGTGATGCGACAGATGTTTGCGTTAGTCAAACGCAAAACGTTCAAGAACCCATCGTTGTAGGAGAGCCGGAATATGATGCAATTTACCGATTGGGATATTTTTCGCAGCCTGCTGATGGCCGCGCGCTGGACGGTTGCTTTATCCCTGATTGCTTTTGTCGGTGGCGGACTGCTGGGTCTTATCATTACTTTATTACGCAGTACCCGCAGTCCGGTGATGACAGCTATCGTCAAACTGTATGTGGAACTGTTTCAGGGCACACCGCTGCTGATGCAGTTATTTCTGGCCTTCTTTGGTTTATCGCTGGTTGGCATTGAAGTCAGCCCGTGGACGGCGGCGATTTTGTCTCTGACACTATTTAGTAGTGCATTTTTCCATGATATCTGGCGCGGTTGTATTGAGTCGTTGCCAAAAGGGCAGTGGGAAGCGTGTCGCACGCTGGGGATGACCTATCTTCAGACCATGCGTCATGTTATTGCCCCGCAAGCGGCCCGTATGGCCATTGCACCAACAGTGGGCTTTTCCGTGCAGATTGTTAAAGGCACGGCACTGGCGTCCATCATTGGGTTTGTCGAGCTGACTAAAGCCGGCACCATGTTAAACAACGCGACCTTCCAGCCGTTCAAGGTGTTTGCGCTGGTTGCTGTACTGTACTTTGCTATTTGCTTTCCGCTTTCTGTGTTAGCCCGATACCTGGAGACTCGCAATCATGTCACTCGTTAGTGTTGAACAAGTTCATAAATATTATGGTGAAAACCACGTCCTGAAAGGCGTCGACCTGAAAATCAAACGTGGTGAAGTGGTCTCGATCATCGGTCGCAGTGGTTCAGGGAAAAGTACCTTACTGCGTTGTATGAATGGCCTGGAAGATTATCAGGAAGGTGCCATCATCGTTGACAGTCAGTCGGTGGAAAACGATGAATACAAACTGCGTCTGCTGAGCCGCAGCGTTGGTATGGTGTTTCAGAGCTTTAACCTGTTCCCGCACATGACCGTAGGCGAGAATGTGATGCTGGCACCCAAACTGGTGCTGAAAAAAGACAGCAAAGAGTGTGAAGCCCAGGCGCGTGAACTACTGGCTAAAGTCGGGCTGGCAGATAAGTTTGAGGCGTATCCGAGCAATCTGTCCGGTGGTCAGCAGCAGCGCGTCGCGATTGCCCGCTCACTGGCGATGAATCCGAAAGTCCTGCTGTGTGATGAAATCACCTCGGCGCTGGATCCGGAACTGGTGGGTGAAGTGCTTAAAGTGCTGGAGCAGTTAAAAGCGGAAGGCATGACACTGATTCTGGTTACCCATGAGATGAACTTTGCCCGCGATGTGGGCGACCGCGTGGTGTTTATGAATCAGGGTAAAGTGTGGGAAACCGGTCCCAGCGAAGAAGTGTTTGCTGCGCCACAGACGCCAGAGCTGCAAAGCTTTTTGTCGGCGGTTCGCTAACAACAGCTAATCGAAACTAGGGAGTGCGAATGACCAATCACAACTCACTGAGCGAACGTATTACGCAGCAGTATTCGCGTTTAACGGAGAGCAGCCGCAGGGTGGCAGACTATCTGCAGCTCAATCCGGAGAAGATCCTCATGCTGTCGACCGCTGAAATTGCCGAGTCCTGTTCGGTGTCTAAAACCAGCGTGAGTCGTTTTATCAGACAGTTAGGTTATGACGATCATCTCGCGCTCCGTCAGGAACTGATGCAGGAACGCGATAAAGGTATCCCGGTTCTGACCTCTAACATCGATGATCCGGGCATTCAGAATGATATGCGTGCCCTGGAGCAGCTCTGGGCCCAGTTGGCAGCGATTGATGTGACTGGTTTGATTGATGCAATAGCGCGGGCAAAACGCGTTAAGATCATCGGCTATCGCAACAGTTATCCGTTAGCGATGCATTTTCGCCAGCAACTGATGCAGTGCCGCAGTGACGTCGAACTGCTGCCTCTGCCGGGACAAACGCTGGGCGAAGATCTGGTTTCGATAGGTGACGACGATTTTGTGATTGTGATTGGTATTCGCCGCCGTATCAGCCAGTTTGAAAAGATAATTCAGCATTTGAATGGCAAACCCTGTTTATTGATCACCGATCAATCGGGTCAGAAATACGCGTCTGAAGTAACGCATTTTCTGCTGTGTTATATGAATAATCAGGCACCTTTAGATAGCTATGCGGTGCCTATGAGCTTAATATCATACCTGGTCAACAAGGTGTACCGACACCTTGGTCAGAATGCGGCTCAATTAAGCCGGAATATTTCTCACAGCTATTCGCTGCTTAGTGAAGTGGAATAGTTGCGAGTTGGTCTTCGATATTAATAAAGCAACCAAGAGCAAAACTTACGATATGAATGTATTAGCAAAACTTAAAAAAGAGTGGTTTTTGGTCGGCATGGTCGCCGCCATCGTGCTGGCTTCCATGACGTCTGAAATCGGTCGTTCCGGTGGTGTGATTCATCTGGATCAAATCACGGGTATTGGTGTCGCCATTGTCTTCTTCCTGCACGGTCTGGGCCTGTCACCAAAAGCGATTAAAGCGGGTGTGACTAACTGGCGCCTGCATATTTATATTCAAATGGCCACGTTTGTGATTTACCCGCTGCTGTGGGTGATTTTTGGCGAAGCGTTCCTGGCTTACATGCCATCGGCTCTGGCGTTTGGTTTCTGTTACCTGCTGGTGCTGCCAAGTACGATTTCTTCTTCGGTTGCAATGACCAGTGTGGGCAAAGGTAACGTACCGGGGGCGATTTTTAACGCTTCTCTGTCAAGCGTGCTGGGTGTATTTATTACGCCGCTGTTGATCCAACTGTTTATGGGCTTTGAAGGAGTACAACTGGATCTGATGGATTCGGTCACTTCGATTGCTAAGCTGCTACTGGTTCCGATGATAGTCGGTCAGTTGCTGCGTCCTTACCTGGTTTCTTTCGTGGACCGTCATAAGTCAGTGGTTAACAAAGTAGACAAATACGTCATCCTGCTGATCGTTTACAACGCGTTCTGTGATTCAGTGGTTAACGGTGTGTGGAGCGAATTCTCCGTTGGTCTGCTGGCGACGTCTATCGCGATTTGTGTGGTCACTCTGGTCATCATGGTGCACCTGATTCAGTGGGGCGCACGCCGGGTTAAATTTGCACTGCCGGATGAAGTGGCGGCGGTGTTCTGTGGCACCAAGAAAACACTGGCGGCGGGTATCCCGATGGCAAAAGTTATTTTCGGTGCCGATCCGACCCTGGGTATGATTCTGTTGCCAATCATGCTGTATCACCCGATTCAGATCTTCTACTGTGCCGTGCTGGCTAACCGTTATGCGCGCCAGAATGAAACCTTAAAAGCGGCAACCAACTGATAAAAGCCGCCACACTCTGAAAGTGTGGCGCTGAACGAACTAAAACGAATGCGACAAAGGAAATGCTATGAGTAGGGACGCTCGAGTTTACTGCCAACAAGGCCCGCAATTTTTGCCTGCCACTGCGCAGGGTGTGCTGTCGGGTACACATTTTGTGTTCAAAGATCTGTTCGATGTAGCCGGTTTCGTGACCGGAGCGGGCAACCCGACCTGGCTGACCACCCATGAGAAAGCCACTCATACTTCACCTCTGATTAGTGCGTTGCTCGAAGCGGGTGCCGAGTGCAGCGGACGCGTGCAAACTGACGAACTGGCTTATAGCCTCAACGGCCAGAACGTCCATTACGGTACACCGGTTAACCCGGCGGCAGCGGATTGCATTCCGGGTGGATCTTCGAGCGGCAGTGCCGTGGCGGTAGCCAACGGTGACTGTGAGTTTTCTATCGGCACGGATACCGGTGGTTCGGTTCGCGTACCGGCCAGTTACTGTGGTCTGTACGGTCTGCGTCCGACCCTGGGCAGCCTGGATCTGTCGCATGCGTTTGAACTGGCAAAAAGTTTTGATACAGCGGGTATTTTTACCCGTGATCTCGGGCTGATGCGTCAGGTTTGGTCGATACTTTCCGGTCGCGACAAGTCGGGCGTAGAGTGCAAAACCCTTTATCTGGATGGTCAGTGTAAGGCGATCATGTCTGAGCCGCGTCTGGTACGTTTGCAACAGTGGTGTGAGCAAAATGGTTTCACGCTGTTGGAAGGCGATTTCCTTGC
This Vibrio ostreae DNA region includes the following protein-coding sequences:
- a CDS encoding amino acid ABC transporter permease: MSYQLDFSGLTPYLPQFVAGLETTVELTVISTLGGLLLGTVCAGAKTSQVKWLKFVCTCYIEVIRNTPFIVQLFFIFFGLPALGIKLSAWQAGLIAMVINLGAYSAEIIRAGIEATPKGQWEAGKTLGLTRMQIFTRIVLPPAYQRVYPAIVSQCIIVMLGSAVVSQISVEDLTFAANFVQSRSFLSFESYMLTAAIYLVLAIVMRQMFALVKRKTFKNPSL
- a CDS encoding amino acid ABC transporter permease; this encodes MMQFTDWDIFRSLLMAARWTVALSLIAFVGGGLLGLIITLLRSTRSPVMTAIVKLYVELFQGTPLLMQLFLAFFGLSLVGIEVSPWTAAILSLTLFSSAFFHDIWRGCIESLPKGQWEACRTLGMTYLQTMRHVIAPQAARMAIAPTVGFSVQIVKGTALASIIGFVELTKAGTMLNNATFQPFKVFALVAVLYFAICFPLSVLARYLETRNHVTR
- a CDS encoding amino acid ABC transporter ATP-binding protein, translating into MSLVSVEQVHKYYGENHVLKGVDLKIKRGEVVSIIGRSGSGKSTLLRCMNGLEDYQEGAIIVDSQSVENDEYKLRLLSRSVGMVFQSFNLFPHMTVGENVMLAPKLVLKKDSKECEAQARELLAKVGLADKFEAYPSNLSGGQQQRVAIARSLAMNPKVLLCDEITSALDPELVGEVLKVLEQLKAEGMTLILVTHEMNFARDVGDRVVFMNQGKVWETGPSEEVFAAPQTPELQSFLSAVR
- a CDS encoding MurR/RpiR family transcriptional regulator → MTNHNSLSERITQQYSRLTESSRRVADYLQLNPEKILMLSTAEIAESCSVSKTSVSRFIRQLGYDDHLALRQELMQERDKGIPVLTSNIDDPGIQNDMRALEQLWAQLAAIDVTGLIDAIARAKRVKIIGYRNSYPLAMHFRQQLMQCRSDVELLPLPGQTLGEDLVSIGDDDFVIVIGIRRRISQFEKIIQHLNGKPCLLITDQSGQKYASEVTHFLLCYMNNQAPLDSYAVPMSLISYLVNKVYRHLGQNAAQLSRNISHSYSLLSEVE
- a CDS encoding bile acid:sodium symporter family protein, with protein sequence MNVLAKLKKEWFLVGMVAAIVLASMTSEIGRSGGVIHLDQITGIGVAIVFFLHGLGLSPKAIKAGVTNWRLHIYIQMATFVIYPLLWVIFGEAFLAYMPSALAFGFCYLLVLPSTISSSVAMTSVGKGNVPGAIFNASLSSVLGVFITPLLIQLFMGFEGVQLDLMDSVTSIAKLLLVPMIVGQLLRPYLVSFVDRHKSVVNKVDKYVILLIVYNAFCDSVVNGVWSEFSVGLLATSIAICVVTLVIMVHLIQWGARRVKFALPDEVAAVFCGTKKTLAAGIPMAKVIFGADPTLGMILLPIMLYHPIQIFYCAVLANRYARQNETLKAATN
- a CDS encoding amidase; the encoded protein is MSRDARVYCQQGPQFLPATAQGVLSGTHFVFKDLFDVAGFVTGAGNPTWLTTHEKATHTSPLISALLEAGAECSGRVQTDELAYSLNGQNVHYGTPVNPAAADCIPGGSSSGSAVAVANGDCEFSIGTDTGGSVRVPASYCGLYGLRPTLGSLDLSHAFELAKSFDTAGIFTRDLGLMRQVWSILSGRDKSGVECKTLYLDGQCKAIMSEPRLVRLQQWCEQNGFTLLEGDFLADLGWSLTELSLLFRTIQGFDIIREHDVWLSEHVNSIDPAIGERVAWARTITREQYHHAREEQTGLMQKLVCHLQKNQCLWAIPTTPSGPPSLTMPAVELAVYRSQLMGLTSIAGLSGLPQLHLPMNKLLEGPCGVSLMGQPDQEEDLLATGDKLSQGERE